ctttttcttctggttATCACCTTATTCAAAGGAGACATAGTGATTATGCTTAGGCTAAGGTTATTTGGCAACATTTTATTCTGCCACGACTATCTATTTTGGCTTGGAGGTTTTTTCATGATAAACTTCCTACATAAGATGCGCTACAACTATGTGGTATTTCTTTGGCATCCATTTGTTGTTTATGTCGTAATTCTGAAGAATCTACtgctcatcttttctttggatgTCGGATATCTAGGCAACTTTGGAGGTGGTTAGCATGTCAATTTGGTACATCTTTGCCTCTTCCAGATTCTTTAGTTGCTTTTTGGGATGTTTATGTCCGTAAGCCATTTTCCAAACAATTGcaaaatctatggatttttgCGGGTCTTTCTACTATTTTAGCTATTTAGATGGCtcgaaataaatttatttttgagggtcgtccaatttttttttcatcgtCTTTGCATGTCTATCAATTGGGCGATTGTTCATGGTGAAAAGTTTATTCCTGATTATTCTCAAGGTTTTGACACTCGGATCATTTCTTCTTTGGGGATCCAACCTATCCCTCGCAAGGCACCTACTATTCTTCCTGTCCTTTGGTCTCTTCCTTGGTTTCCTTGGGTTAAGCTTAATACAGATGGTTTGTCTAAACTCTAAAGGAAATCCCGATCCTGCTGCATGTGGAAGAGTTTTCAGGAATTGCCATGGTCTTTTTCTTGTAGGTTTTTGTCAACAGATTGGTCATCACAACTCTTTTTTTGCAGAGTTATCAGCAATTATTATTGGGCAGGGGGATTGGCATTGTGTTTGGTTGGAAAATGATAGTTCTAATGTTATTTCTGCTCTTCAATCGTCTGATTTTGATTCTCCTTGGCCTCTTCATACGCAATGGTCTATTTGTTTGGATCACATTCGGAAAATGACTTTCTACGCATCTCACATATATCGCGAAGGAAATCTTGTTGCAGACAATTTTGCTAACATGGGATTGTCTTCTTCATCTTTAACATGGCATGATTCTCCTCCGATGGTGGTTCGTGCTGCTCTGTTTTTTGACTATGTTGGCTTGCCAGGTTATTGCTtctcaaattaatgtgcatGTCGGCATCCAGGTTCCTCtcactttctttcctttttttctcctAACTTTATGGTGTTGTTTGACTTGTTTTGCAAGTTTAGACCTTTACGTTTGGTTCTAAAGGGGTTAGGTTTTATGTCTCCCCCCTCTTTTCTTTGTATCATTCTCGTTTTTTTGTTTCAAgaagggtaaggtttatgtctcCTCTTCTTTTTagtgtattcctttttgttgtcTCTATTTTTTTAGGGGTAATGTTTATGTCCTCCCTGACTAggtgtaatttattttttcgtTATCAAGTCCTTCAACTTTTTTAGTTCTCTGTTAACAAAAGGTTATATTGAGtaagaaaatgattttgtttGCATATGATTACGTGATTTTGCTTAATTGAGCTTTCTTTTTGCAACTACATATACACATGAATGTTGTTTAATGACGTATAATAGACATATATTGTATTAATCCAAAAGTTTATTGGAAAATGTACTTATTTCTCAATACATCGGTGACCTCTTGAAGGTTCCATAACTTACTCCATCTTTCCACATGATTAAAAGATTTTTAGAAATGATTACTCTGGCCATTTCTCTTAAGCAAATCATGCACATTGATCAACTTGTTGTGTTCAACAGTTACAAGACATCGTTCACGAAGAACACCGAAAAATTCACATCCATCTACACTTTTGTGACATATATCTTCTTTCTTTATTGGTTATAGCCTTATGTGTATCATCTAGTCCTTCAAAGTTTATTTTTAccagttttattatttttttcatcaaGAGTTCTTTTCAATTCCTTCAATTCACTTTTCCACTTTGCTATGGTTCTTTTAAACAAAAAGAAGCCTAAAACTTCAAGTACTAGTGAAAAACCTCCACAGTAAGAAACAACCATTTTAAAGAGTTGAAGATATCCGTCATTAGTCCACCTATATCCAAATGCATGCTAACTAAAGAGCTCGAGAGCTTCTCCTTTAATCAATTTCTGAGCCAAATATATGTCTTGTCCATTTGCGTTAGTAAATGTACATCTCGTGTCGTTATGATAATTCTACTTCATGACCAAACCAATCATGATTTCCAGCTATTGCATTGATTTGTTCCACTTCATCTGTACTGTCCATGATGGCAGGTACCCTTCTAcgtcaaatctttttttttttatcagactGATACCTCCGTCAGCACTGCTTATTTGAGATAACATTTGCGCTTTATCAGATAACATTTGCTTCGCGCCTGAAAGTTGAATTCGTATATCAGTACATACTGCTGGCCCTGGACGTGAAGAAACAGACATACCGCCGGCCAGGAAGGAAAGGACAGAGACCATCCAATAGATTATAACAATGACTTGTTGGCGGAAAGGTCGAAGTCTGTTGGAAGATAAAAGAATATTTCCGAGCTCTTTCTTCTCACTTCTGAAAAATATCTCCAAAACTAAAGAAAAGCCATGGCAAAATCTCTCGTcgtcttctctctcctcctcctcctcctcctcctcctcctccccatCTCCCCCCTAACCGCTCACCCGAACACCCCGAACCCAAAACCGAGCCCATCTCCGGCACACACTGACCTCACCAACTACGGCTTCCCAATCGGACTCCTCCCCACCGCCGTCAAGAACTACACCATCAACCGCACCACCGGCGACTTCATCGTCGACCTCGGCAGCACGTGCAAGGTCACCCTCCCTTCCGACAACGTGGCCACCTACTCGAAGAAAATCACCGGAAAGATCGTCGTGGGCAAAATCGCCAAGATCAACGGTATCAGCGTCCGGGCCTTCTTCCGGTGGCAGCCGATCACCGCAATCCGGTCGAGCGGCGACAACTTGGTGTTCGAGATCGGCACGGTCTCCGTCAAGTACCCCACTAAGAACTTCGAAGAGAGCCCCGCTTGCGAGGGCCGCCACTCCTCTTAGCAggtttcaatttaatttaattcaattttcaggagttttaataaaaagagcttggctaaatttattttaataaaaaaatatttgtaattttatttaataaaaaacttaaattttattgaaaatgacttatattttaattaaaagtacaaaactttaatataataaaaataaaaaataaaaaataatataaaaactgaCACGCGCGAGTCCATTAGGCACACACTACACACTATTTTTAAAATCGAACAATACTACAttatttttgaaataaaatggtactacactatttttgaaatgaaATGGTattacactatttttgaaattgaagactatttctaaaaattgaacactaattatttttgaaactaaaCACAAGTACtatactatttctgaaactgaacacGAGTACTATACTATTCTTAAAACTAAACAAGACACAATTTCTAAAGCTGCATACAAGCTGGTATGCaatgactatttcttaaactgaatatgGTACATCTCTATTAAGTTCAACAAccattcttctctctcctcttcttgcATTTTCTCGGCACTTTCTCACCTTCCAAacatcttttctttttctaattttcttcgattctcatcaaattttctttGAATATCTTCATTTTTTGAGCTTTCTACACTAATTAATTTTCTTCTATTATCTGCACATATGCGGCTTCTTCTTTTCCTCCACCTACTGTCTCACCTTCTTTCactgcaaaataaaaaaaaataacgcaAATCATATCGATAAATCGAATACAAAAATATCCATCAAACTACAAATTTGTTAAAGGTTAAAGCCAAGGAAAGTAAAGATATTGGTGGCTTAATTTCAAGCTGCTCAACATTGGAAAAATTAACCAACGAAGAAAACCCATAAGCAAATGTACATACATGCAGATCTAATATTTACAATATGTATTGTTATAGACgaagattaattaataattatatatgtaGTTAAATGCAGCCAACTTTGAAACTTGTGGTCACGAAAATCGCCATCACCACTAGAATCAAGCTGGCC
This is a stretch of genomic DNA from Malus domestica chromosome 02, GDT2T_hap1. It encodes these proteins:
- the LOC108171411 gene encoding uncharacterized protein — encoded protein: MAKSLVVFSLLLLLLLLLLPISPLTAHPNTPNPKPSPSPAHTDLTNYGFPIGLLPTAVKNYTINRTTGDFIVDLGSTCKVTLPSDNVATYSKKITGKIVVGKIAKINGISVRAFFRWQPITAIRSSGDNLVFEIGTVSVKYPTKNFEESPACEGRHSS